In Streptomyces sp. NBC_01717, one DNA window encodes the following:
- a CDS encoding glycoside hydrolase family 12 protein, protein MARRILSRFVLAPTAAVAALIGFAAAPAQAAIWSSSDQWGNYTTSDGYTLYNNIWGSGAGAQTIWVNSSSNWGVWADHPNTGGIKSYPNAKKVVGKSITSMASLKSSYNVTVPSSGAYNTSYDIWDTDYDYEVMLWVNYNGAVGALGTSQGTVTLGGHTWNVYKGDNGANQVFSFLRTSDSTSGTVDVLPILKWIKDTKGWWGNETIGDVQFGYEITSSPGGLDFTTNGFSVSSS, encoded by the coding sequence ATGGCACGACGCATCCTCAGCAGGTTCGTACTGGCACCGACGGCCGCGGTCGCCGCCCTGATCGGCTTCGCCGCCGCACCTGCCCAGGCCGCGATCTGGTCCTCCTCGGACCAGTGGGGCAACTACACCACCAGCGACGGATACACCCTCTACAACAACATCTGGGGTTCCGGCGCGGGTGCCCAAACCATCTGGGTCAACTCCTCCAGCAACTGGGGAGTCTGGGCCGACCACCCGAACACCGGCGGCATCAAGTCGTACCCCAACGCCAAGAAGGTCGTCGGCAAGTCCATCACCTCGATGGCGTCGCTCAAAAGCAGCTACAACGTCACCGTCCCCTCGTCCGGCGCCTACAACACGTCGTACGACATCTGGGACACCGACTACGACTACGAGGTGATGCTCTGGGTCAACTACAACGGCGCGGTGGGCGCACTCGGCACCTCACAGGGAACGGTGACGCTCGGCGGCCACACCTGGAACGTCTACAAGGGTGACAACGGCGCCAACCAGGTCTTCTCGTTCCTACGGACCTCGGACTCCACTTCGGGCACGGTGGACGTCCTGCCGATCCTGAAGTGGATCAAGGACACCAAGGGCTGGTGGGGTAACGAGACCATCGGTGACGTCCAGTTCGGCTACGAGATCACGTCGTCGCCCGGCGGCCTGGACTTCACGACGAACGGGTTCAGCGTCTCGTCGAGCTGA
- a CDS encoding LacI family DNA-binding transcriptional regulator: protein MVTLAEVAQHAGVSASTVSYVLSGKRSISMSTRERVERSIQQLGYHPNAGARALASSRSNIIALMVPLRTDMYVPVMMEIAIAVATTARAHGYDVLLLTGEEGPAAVRRIAGSSLADAMILMDVELHDERLPLLLETDRAAVLIGLPAETDGLTCVDLDFEATGALCVEHLAGFGHREIAVIGEAAAVYERHTGFAERTMDGVRTKAQQSGVRVLHRPCEGGYAAMERTLARIFDERPGTTGFIVQNESAVEPLLNLLRQQGRAVPEDVSVVAICPQQLASEASVRLTSVAIPAQEMGRRAVEQVVAKLGGRGTDEVELLAPELTVRASSGAAPVR, encoded by the coding sequence ATGGTCACCCTTGCCGAGGTCGCCCAGCATGCCGGAGTCTCCGCGAGCACGGTGAGCTATGTCCTCAGTGGGAAGCGGTCCATCTCCATGTCCACCCGGGAGCGGGTGGAGCGAAGTATTCAGCAACTCGGATACCACCCCAACGCCGGAGCCCGCGCGCTCGCCAGTAGTCGGTCCAACATCATCGCACTCATGGTGCCGCTGCGCACCGACATGTATGTGCCCGTGATGATGGAGATCGCCATCGCCGTCGCCACCACCGCACGCGCGCACGGCTATGACGTCCTGCTCCTGACCGGGGAGGAAGGTCCGGCGGCCGTTCGGCGGATCGCGGGGAGCTCGCTCGCCGATGCCATGATCCTGATGGATGTCGAGCTTCACGACGAACGGCTGCCGCTGCTCCTGGAGACCGACCGGGCCGCCGTGCTGATCGGTCTGCCCGCCGAGACCGACGGGCTGACCTGCGTGGACCTCGACTTCGAGGCCACCGGGGCGCTCTGCGTGGAGCATCTCGCCGGGTTCGGCCACCGCGAGATCGCGGTGATCGGCGAGGCGGCCGCGGTGTACGAGCGGCACACCGGCTTTGCCGAGCGGACGATGGACGGCGTGCGGACGAAGGCGCAGCAGAGCGGGGTGCGGGTGCTGCACCGGCCCTGCGAAGGCGGGTACGCGGCGATGGAGCGGACGCTGGCCCGGATCTTCGACGAGCGGCCGGGGACCACCGGGTTCATCGTGCAGAACGAGTCGGCGGTCGAGCCGCTGCTCAATCTGCTGCGTCAGCAGGGGCGCGCGGTGCCCGAGGACGTGTCGGTCGTCGCGATCTGTCCCCAACAGCTCGCCTCCGAGGCTTCCGTGCGGCTCACCTCGGTCGCCATACCGGCACAGGAGATGGGGCGGCGCGCCGTCGAGCAGGTCGTCGCGAAGCTCGGCGGCCGGGGCACGGACGAAGTCGAGCTGTTGGCACCTGAGTTGACGGTTCGGGCGAGCAGCGGTGCCGCCCCCGTGCGCTGA
- a CDS encoding ATP-grasp domain-containing protein has protein sequence MSDQVVAAVAHSTTARPGPDAPTVLYLGLRRSSLEWQAELDAATALGLRVHVSSDSDVSHTGLPAEQRGSFDRTTPLADQAARASPDEAPAAVACWGDKHVGLTARLAEDFGARGIGTAAAAVCTDKVAQRLAMEPYGLNPAWRSGATPDALRAAVETLGASGKPLVFKPAHCSGGRGITLITADSDLDVIFELTAENYSGTTDFLVEEYAEGTEHSVSGLVADGTVRILGVTDKYLEGPLSASWATTVPSARTDAQVAELKRAAERAVLAVGLRTGGFHVDLRFTAAGPVVLEIGGRLGGDLINSHLIPLSRQGAVRPYESLLTLLTTGQLPGELTEPAQGAAMVLLPKAGRPVTELVGTALAHPRVTLAADWPGTDTVVAVVVTEDPAELPTAVADIRKLIP, from the coding sequence ATGTCTGACCAAGTGGTGGCGGCAGTGGCACATTCCACGACGGCGCGGCCGGGACCCGACGCACCCACCGTGCTCTATCTGGGGCTGCGCCGCTCATCCCTGGAGTGGCAGGCGGAGCTGGACGCCGCCACCGCACTGGGGCTGCGTGTCCATGTGTCCTCCGACTCCGACGTCAGCCACACCGGACTCCCTGCCGAGCAGCGGGGCTCCTTCGACCGCACCACCCCGCTCGCGGACCAGGCCGCCCGGGCTTCGCCCGACGAGGCCCCGGCGGCCGTCGCCTGCTGGGGTGACAAGCACGTCGGCCTCACCGCGCGGCTCGCCGAGGACTTCGGGGCCCGGGGCATCGGCACGGCGGCCGCGGCCGTCTGCACGGACAAGGTCGCACAGCGCCTCGCGATGGAGCCGTACGGGCTGAACCCGGCCTGGCGGTCGGGTGCGACTCCCGACGCCCTCCGGGCCGCCGTCGAAACCCTGGGCGCGTCGGGGAAGCCTCTGGTCTTCAAGCCCGCCCACTGCTCGGGCGGCCGGGGCATCACCCTGATCACCGCGGACTCCGACCTGGACGTCATCTTCGAGCTGACCGCCGAGAACTACTCCGGCACCACCGACTTCCTGGTGGAGGAGTACGCGGAGGGCACCGAGCACTCCGTCTCCGGGCTCGTCGCCGACGGCACCGTCCGGATCCTCGGCGTCACCGACAAGTACCTGGAAGGGCCGCTGTCCGCGTCCTGGGCCACGACCGTACCGTCCGCTCGTACGGACGCGCAGGTGGCGGAGTTGAAGCGGGCCGCCGAGCGGGCCGTTCTCGCCGTCGGCCTGCGGACCGGCGGCTTCCACGTCGACCTGCGGTTCACCGCCGCAGGGCCGGTCGTACTGGAGATCGGCGGACGGCTCGGCGGCGACCTGATCAACTCGCATCTGATCCCGCTGAGCCGCCAGGGTGCCGTACGACCCTACGAGTCGCTGCTCACCCTGCTGACCACCGGTCAACTCCCCGGCGAGCTCACCGAGCCGGCACAGGGCGCGGCCATGGTGCTGCTCCCCAAGGCCGGGCGGCCGGTGACGGAGCTCGTCGGAACCGCGCTCGCCCACCCCCGTGTGACACTCGCCGCCGACTGGCCCGGTACGGACACCGTGGTGGCGGTCGTCGTCACCGAGGACCCGGCGGAGCTGCCGACTGCCGTAGCAGACATACGGAAGCTGATTCCCTGA
- a CDS encoding cytochrome P450 family protein has translation MNCPHAAAHEAASAGATVVIDPMVQDLDGETARLRDAGALARIELLGVPAWTVTRHAEARQLLVDPRLVKDIDAWGLWQSGAVTHAWPLIGMIDAGRSMFTVDGEEHRRLRTKTSQAITPRRLEAIRPDIEKFTEELLDALAEQGKDGVVDLKSVFAQPLPMRVVGMLMGVEESEHAMLTKKYKAFFSMLTPHEERMALLAELDVFYAGLVREKTARPTDDLTSALILAEEGGDPLTEEEVVGNLKAMVAAGHETTIGLILNAVRALLAHPDQLRKVLDGEIPWETVIEETLRWDTPTTHLLMRFATEDIQVGDDVIAKGEGVVISYRVIGRDVEQHGPDADAFDITRPTPIRHMTFGHGPHICPGAALSRVEAGIALPALFGRFPGLRLAVPDEEIRKLPVMTQNDMEAFPVLLNG, from the coding sequence TTGAACTGCCCTCACGCCGCTGCCCACGAGGCAGCCTCGGCCGGCGCGACCGTGGTCATCGACCCCATGGTCCAGGACCTGGACGGTGAGACGGCGCGGCTGCGCGACGCCGGAGCACTCGCCAGGATCGAGCTGCTCGGTGTGCCGGCCTGGACCGTCACCCGGCATGCCGAGGCCCGTCAACTGCTCGTCGATCCACGCCTGGTGAAGGACATCGACGCGTGGGGGCTCTGGCAGAGCGGAGCGGTGACCCACGCCTGGCCGCTGATCGGCATGATCGATGCCGGGCGCTCCATGTTCACCGTGGACGGTGAGGAGCACCGGCGGCTGCGTACCAAGACCTCCCAGGCGATCACACCCCGCCGCCTCGAAGCGATACGACCGGACATCGAGAAGTTCACCGAGGAGCTGCTGGACGCTCTGGCCGAACAGGGCAAGGACGGCGTGGTCGACCTCAAGTCCGTGTTCGCGCAACCACTGCCGATGCGGGTGGTCGGCATGCTGATGGGCGTCGAAGAGTCCGAGCACGCCATGCTGACGAAGAAGTACAAAGCATTCTTCTCCATGCTCACCCCGCACGAGGAACGGATGGCCCTGCTTGCCGAGCTGGACGTCTTCTACGCCGGACTCGTCCGCGAGAAGACCGCTCGGCCGACGGACGATCTCACCAGTGCGCTCATCCTTGCCGAGGAGGGCGGGGACCCGCTCACCGAGGAAGAGGTGGTCGGTAATCTCAAGGCGATGGTGGCGGCGGGGCACGAGACCACCATCGGGCTGATCCTCAATGCGGTACGGGCCCTGCTCGCCCACCCCGACCAGCTGCGCAAGGTCCTCGACGGCGAGATCCCGTGGGAGACGGTGATCGAGGAGACGCTGCGCTGGGACACCCCCACCACGCACCTGCTGATGCGGTTCGCCACGGAGGACATTCAGGTCGGCGACGACGTGATCGCCAAGGGGGAGGGCGTCGTCATCTCCTACCGGGTCATCGGCCGTGACGTCGAGCAGCACGGACCGGATGCCGACGCCTTCGACATCACCCGGCCGACCCCGATCCGCCACATGACCTTCGGCCACGGCCCGCACATCTGCCCGGGAGCAGCGCTCTCACGGGTGGAGGCCGGGATCGCTCTGCCTGCGCTTTTCGGGCGCTTCCCCGGGCTGCGGCTTGCCGTGCCGGACGAGGAGATCCGCAAGCTGCCGGTGATGACGCAGAACGACATGGAGGCCTTCCCGGTTCTGCTGAACGGATGA
- a CDS encoding cytochrome P450 codes for MTRPSTTDSASAEPLGRGCPVRHGAGAVPLSGPEFHTEPQTLYRTMRRDHGPVVPVELPGGFPAWLIIGYRELHQVTSDGELFPRDVGLWNQWEHIPEDWPLLPMVGRPMPSIYFTAGAEHRRHAEMVGAALEGADPFEIRRHCEELADRIVDGICTRGAADLVADFAEPLPVLVLARLVGFPDAEGADIARVLKDLADGGPEAQSAYARFGEHMQRLVATKRAVPGDDVTTRMLAYHEPFTEEEFALDLMAITAAGHLTTADWISNSLRLMLTDDQFADSLSGGRHSVAEAMNEVLWEESPTQILAGRWAARDTRLAGRSIRAGDMLLLGLGAANSDPHVRQHLSTGHPSGQGGNSAHLAFSYGEYRCPFPAQEIAETIARTGIEVLLDRLPDLALAVPAQALVRRRSAFLRGMESLPVRFSPVRTTGDFS; via the coding sequence ATGACGCGCCCCTCAACCACCGATTCCGCGTCCGCTGAACCACTGGGCCGTGGCTGCCCCGTTCGGCACGGCGCGGGCGCAGTGCCCCTCAGCGGCCCCGAGTTCCATACCGAGCCCCAGACCCTCTACCGCACGATGCGGCGCGATCACGGTCCCGTCGTGCCCGTCGAGCTGCCCGGCGGGTTCCCGGCCTGGCTGATCATCGGCTACCGCGAACTCCACCAGGTCACCAGCGACGGCGAGTTGTTCCCCCGGGACGTCGGCCTCTGGAACCAGTGGGAGCACATCCCCGAGGACTGGCCACTGCTCCCGATGGTGGGGCGCCCGATGCCGTCGATCTACTTCACCGCGGGCGCCGAGCACCGTCGCCACGCCGAAATGGTGGGCGCCGCCCTGGAGGGCGCGGATCCGTTCGAAATCCGGCGCCACTGCGAGGAGTTGGCGGACAGGATCGTCGACGGCATCTGCACGCGCGGTGCGGCCGATCTGGTCGCGGATTTCGCCGAGCCGCTGCCCGTGCTGGTCCTCGCCCGGCTCGTCGGCTTCCCCGACGCGGAAGGGGCGGACATCGCCCGGGTACTGAAGGACCTGGCCGACGGCGGGCCCGAGGCGCAGAGCGCGTATGCGAGGTTCGGCGAGCACATGCAGCGGCTGGTCGCGACCAAGCGGGCGGTGCCCGGGGACGACGTGACCACGCGGATGCTTGCGTACCACGAGCCTTTCACCGAGGAGGAGTTCGCCCTCGATCTGATGGCCATCACGGCCGCCGGGCATCTGACCACCGCCGACTGGATCAGTAACTCCCTGCGGCTGATGCTCACCGACGACCAGTTCGCCGACTCCCTCTCCGGCGGCCGGCACAGTGTCGCCGAAGCGATGAACGAGGTCCTCTGGGAGGAGAGCCCGACCCAGATCCTCGCCGGCCGCTGGGCGGCCCGGGACACCCGGCTCGCCGGCCGGTCGATCCGGGCCGGGGACATGCTGCTGCTCGGCCTGGGCGCGGCCAACTCCGATCCGCATGTACGGCAGCATCTCTCCACCGGCCACCCGTCCGGCCAGGGCGGCAACAGTGCGCATCTGGCGTTCAGCTACGGCGAGTACCGCTGCCCGTTCCCCGCCCAGGAGATCGCCGAGACCATCGCGCGTACCGGAATCGAGGTGCTCCTCGACCGGCTGCCCGATCTCGCCCTGGCGGTTCCCGCGCAGGCACTCGTCCGGCGGCGGTCCGCCTTTCTGCGCGGGATGGAATCGCTGCCCGTCCGGTTCAGCCCCGTACGTACGACAGGAGACTTCTCTTGA
- a CDS encoding glycoside hydrolase family 31 protein, which translates to MRRLHHRARRPALAAVGLAAALAAALLGAPAEPAHAATPASGVLDDAHKSVTWQSPVYPKGTVGGPSDCPPAAEDPENKVCDRFDLTVSTPDGYWDDNPEGGVPISIEWQKPAEDFDMYIYDSAGKQVASSAGTADPEATVIPRADGTYHVIVVPYDVTDNSFTGKAYLPETTDSGNLTSFSGGHGSYSIEAGELKAKADFLTGGQLRLQASPSGEFTDPAGSAIIRKQPAVQKHTSTFDKGDYYGIRSPDAVLRVYKKPLRFGLYKADNRTRIWQEDKPLRWSTGGMRQSLERGADEQFFGGGEQNGSFSHRDKTVYVANNTNWNEGGYNNSQPFYLSSAGYGVYRNTFAPGVYHFGSPVQTGQQERRLDAYYFIGDAKKVIGKYTALVGKPFMPPVYGLEPGDADCYLHNANQGERHTLDALKVADGYTQNQMPLGWMLVNDGYGCGYENLPETAKGLQDHNAQLGLWTQNGLDKLADQVKAGQRVAKLDVAWVGQGYGMALDACDKAKSGIEENSDARGFVWLPVSWAGAQRCGVLWSGDQSLSWDFVRWQIPTYAGATMSGIAYNTGDVGSIYRHDAKMYARDLQAKSFLPALMTMDGWATDLTTKQKINQQPWVDGEPYTSINRKYLQLRERLLPYLYTLSAEAAKTGVGSVRPLWLEYPDDPETLGANAKYEYLAGSDFLVAPVYEDSDTRNGIYLPKGTWTDYWTGKTYEGPTTVNGYHAPIDTLPLFVKGGSIVPMWPKGTTSWQTRDRSELDYDLYPQGTSTYTLYEDDGVTRKFTEGASATQQVRVQAPTHGKASTTIKVGASVGRYEGKPAARTYRFTVHGKDAPSQVVMNGSRLQRLNSATALASADSGWYTDLATGITEIRTPSVSTGRGFTVELRK; encoded by the coding sequence GTGCGAAGACTTCACCACCGGGCCCGCCGACCGGCCTTGGCTGCGGTAGGACTTGCCGCCGCCCTCGCCGCCGCTCTGCTCGGCGCCCCCGCCGAACCCGCCCACGCGGCAACCCCCGCGAGCGGCGTGCTCGATGACGCCCACAAGAGCGTGACGTGGCAGAGCCCCGTCTATCCCAAGGGCACGGTCGGCGGCCCCAGCGACTGTCCGCCGGCCGCCGAGGACCCGGAGAACAAGGTCTGCGACCGCTTCGACCTCACCGTGTCGACTCCCGACGGCTACTGGGACGACAACCCGGAGGGTGGTGTGCCGATCTCCATCGAGTGGCAGAAGCCCGCCGAGGACTTCGACATGTACATCTACGACTCCGCCGGCAAGCAGGTCGCCTCCAGCGCGGGCACGGCCGACCCCGAGGCCACGGTGATCCCCCGGGCCGACGGGACGTACCACGTGATCGTCGTGCCGTACGACGTCACCGACAACTCGTTCACGGGCAAGGCCTATCTGCCGGAGACCACCGACTCGGGCAACCTGACCTCCTTCAGCGGGGGCCACGGCAGCTACTCCATCGAGGCCGGAGAGCTCAAGGCCAAGGCGGACTTCCTGACCGGTGGCCAACTCCGCCTCCAGGCTTCCCCCTCGGGCGAGTTCACCGACCCGGCCGGCTCGGCGATCATCCGCAAGCAGCCCGCGGTGCAGAAGCACACCAGCACCTTCGACAAGGGCGACTACTACGGCATCCGCTCCCCCGACGCCGTCCTGCGCGTCTACAAGAAGCCGCTGCGCTTCGGCCTGTACAAGGCCGACAACCGCACCCGCATCTGGCAGGAGGACAAGCCCCTGCGCTGGTCCACCGGCGGTATGCGGCAGAGCCTGGAGCGCGGCGCCGACGAGCAGTTCTTCGGCGGCGGCGAACAGAACGGCAGCTTCTCGCACCGCGACAAGACGGTCTACGTGGCCAACAACACCAACTGGAACGAGGGGGGTTACAACAACTCCCAGCCCTTCTACCTCTCCAGTGCCGGCTACGGCGTCTACCGCAACACCTTCGCGCCCGGCGTCTACCACTTCGGCTCCCCGGTCCAGACCGGCCAGCAGGAACGGCGCCTCGACGCGTACTACTTCATCGGTGACGCGAAGAAGGTGATCGGCAAGTACACCGCCCTGGTCGGCAAGCCGTTCATGCCACCGGTGTACGGCCTCGAACCGGGCGACGCAGACTGCTATCTGCACAACGCCAACCAGGGCGAGCGCCACACCCTGGACGCCCTGAAGGTCGCCGACGGCTATACGCAGAACCAGATGCCGCTGGGCTGGATGCTCGTCAACGACGGTTACGGCTGCGGCTACGAGAACCTGCCGGAGACCGCCAAGGGGCTCCAGGACCACAACGCCCAGCTGGGGCTCTGGACCCAGAACGGCCTGGACAAGCTCGCCGACCAGGTGAAGGCCGGCCAGCGGGTCGCGAAGCTCGACGTCGCCTGGGTCGGCCAGGGCTACGGCATGGCTCTGGACGCCTGCGACAAGGCCAAGTCCGGCATCGAGGAGAACAGCGACGCCCGCGGCTTCGTCTGGCTGCCCGTCTCCTGGGCCGGCGCGCAGCGCTGCGGTGTCCTGTGGAGCGGCGACCAGTCCCTCTCCTGGGACTTCGTACGCTGGCAGATCCCGACCTACGCCGGCGCCACCATGTCCGGTATCGCGTACAACACCGGTGACGTCGGCAGCATCTACCGCCACGACGCCAAGATGTACGCCCGCGACCTGCAGGCCAAGTCGTTCCTCCCGGCCCTGATGACGATGGACGGCTGGGCGACGGACCTGACCACCAAGCAGAAGATCAACCAGCAGCCGTGGGTGGACGGCGAGCCGTACACCTCCATCAACCGCAAGTACCTCCAGCTGCGCGAGCGGCTGCTCCCGTACCTCTACACCCTGTCCGCCGAGGCCGCGAAGACCGGCGTGGGCTCGGTGCGCCCGCTGTGGCTGGAGTACCCGGACGACCCCGAGACCCTGGGCGCGAACGCCAAGTACGAGTACTTGGCGGGCTCCGACTTCCTGGTGGCCCCGGTCTACGAGGACTCCGACACCCGCAACGGCATCTACCTGCCCAAGGGCACCTGGACCGACTACTGGACGGGAAAGACGTACGAGGGCCCGACCACGGTCAACGGCTACCACGCCCCCATCGACACCCTGCCCCTCTTCGTCAAGGGCGGCTCCATCGTGCCGATGTGGCCGAAGGGCACGACGTCCTGGCAGACCCGGGACCGGAGCGAGCTGGACTACGACCTGTACCCGCAGGGCACGAGCACGTACACCCTGTACGAGGACGACGGCGTGACCCGGAAGTTCACGGAGGGCGCCTCGGCGACGCAACAGGTACGCGTGCAGGCACCCACCCACGGAAAGGCGAGCACCACCATCAAGGTCGGTGCGAGTGTGGGCCGTTACGAAGGGAAGCCGGCCGCCAGGACGTACCGATTCACCGTGCACGGCAAGGACGCACCGTCGCAGGTGGTCATGAACGGCAGCCGTCTCCAGCGACTGAACTCGGCGACGGCGCTCGCCTCGGCCGACTCCGGCTGGTACACCGACCTCGCGACCGGGATCACGGAGATCAGGACACCGTCCGTCTCCACGGGCCGCGGCTTCACGGTAGAGCTGCGCAAGTAG
- a CDS encoding DUF397 domain-containing protein: protein MNTVETPGAAQELAWLKSSYSGAEGGQCVEVANATGAVHIRDSKVAAGPVLTVSRHAWAGFVGLAVDRSA, encoded by the coding sequence ATGAACACCGTAGAGACCCCGGGTGCCGCTCAGGAACTCGCCTGGTTGAAGAGCAGTTACAGCGGTGCCGAGGGTGGGCAGTGCGTAGAGGTGGCCAACGCCACCGGAGCCGTACACATCCGGGACTCAAAGGTCGCCGCCGGACCGGTCCTGACCGTCTCCCGTCACGCGTGGGCCGGGTTCGTCGGATTGGCTGTCGACCGGTCGGCCTGA
- a CDS encoding helix-turn-helix domain-containing protein, with product MDQGVRDGAGTRPEGEPGAGVVTAFGRQLKLLRIRAGLERSEFGERVGYAGQSVASFEQGRRIPPPRFIDRADEVLDAGGVLKALKEEVGRAQYPAFFRDMARLEAEAVELCVYDSHVVNGLLQTEEYTRSLLAMRRPLLDEETIELRVTARLARQEIFSRWPAPLLSFVLEETVMRKPLGGKAVLRGQLEQLLLIGQKRNVEIQVMPLDREDNAGVDGPFTVITRKGGEQLTYMEVQGRSSLLTDREEVRLAAARYGIIRSQALSPRETLGYIEKLLGEL from the coding sequence ATGGACCAGGGCGTACGGGATGGCGCCGGGACCCGGCCGGAGGGCGAACCGGGAGCGGGCGTGGTGACGGCTTTCGGCAGGCAGTTGAAGTTGCTGCGGATTCGAGCGGGGCTGGAGCGGTCCGAGTTCGGGGAGCGCGTGGGCTACGCGGGACAGTCGGTCGCGTCCTTCGAACAAGGGAGGCGCATCCCGCCGCCGAGGTTCATCGACCGGGCGGACGAGGTGCTGGATGCCGGGGGGGTTCTCAAGGCGCTGAAGGAGGAGGTGGGGCGGGCGCAGTACCCGGCCTTCTTCCGGGACATGGCACGCTTGGAGGCGGAGGCGGTCGAGCTGTGCGTGTACGACTCCCACGTCGTCAACGGGTTGTTGCAGACCGAGGAATACACGCGGTCGTTGCTCGCAATGCGTCGCCCTCTGCTGGATGAGGAGACGATCGAGCTGCGAGTGACGGCACGCCTCGCTCGGCAGGAGATCTTCAGCCGCTGGCCTGCGCCGTTGCTCAGCTTCGTGCTCGAAGAGACGGTGATGCGTAAGCCACTTGGCGGAAAAGCTGTGTTGCGAGGGCAGCTGGAACAGCTGTTGCTCATCGGTCAGAAGCGCAATGTCGAGATCCAGGTCATGCCACTCGATCGTGAGGACAATGCGGGCGTGGACGGCCCATTCACCGTCATCACACGGAAGGGTGGCGAGCAGCTCACGTATATGGAGGTCCAAGGCCGAAGCAGCCTGTTGACGGATCGCGAAGAGGTCCGGCTCGCTGCCGCGCGTTATGGGATCATCCGGTCCCAGGCTCTCAGTCCGCGAGAGACCCTGGGATACATCGAGAAGTTGCTGGGAGAGCTATGA
- a CDS encoding ATP-binding protein, giving the protein MTSKQPLPVRLTRTGQPLLPWHHFTMRFSSTPRGARLARRLAGERLDAWGIPYGSDAHDVLTLIVAELSANAVRHGRVPGRDFRLRLSAEGTALRVELTDSRGESIPALAEPSNDLDGGRGLLLVAALTDRWGWYPCIDGPGKTVWAVLDVGRS; this is encoded by the coding sequence ATGACGAGCAAGCAGCCACTCCCCGTACGTCTCACCCGCACCGGCCAACCCCTCTTGCCCTGGCACCACTTCACGATGCGATTCAGTTCCACCCCACGCGGCGCCCGTCTCGCCCGACGCCTGGCCGGGGAACGCCTCGACGCCTGGGGAATCCCTTACGGAAGCGACGCCCACGACGTGCTGACGCTGATCGTGGCGGAGCTCAGCGCGAACGCCGTACGCCACGGACGGGTACCCGGCCGCGACTTCCGTCTCCGGCTCTCGGCCGAGGGCACGGCCCTGCGCGTGGAGCTCACCGATTCACGCGGCGAGAGCATCCCGGCCCTGGCCGAACCGTCCAACGACCTGGACGGAGGCCGCGGCCTCCTCCTGGTGGCCGCACTCACCGACCGCTGGGGCTGGTATCCGTGCATCGACGGGCCCGGCAAAACGGTGTGGGCCGTTCTGGACGTGGGCCGGTCGTAG
- a CDS encoding class I SAM-dependent methyltransferase: MDDDALLAEQMAYYRAGAAEYDRPYAEYEDLQRLLAVVDDLPIAGDVLELACGTGQWTTLLAARAHSVTAVDAAAEVLALARARTASPIVQFLEADLFEWQPRRRYDTVFFAFWLSHVPPTRLPDFWNTVAAALAPGGKVIFIDDGPAAAAYEEVLTNQPTPAALRRLDDGSQYRIVKVFHDAQTLTDDLTALGWSVRIRSMAGNFIGIAEPPNSAGEEAATAASS; the protein is encoded by the coding sequence ATGGATGACGACGCTCTCCTGGCAGAACAAATGGCCTACTACAGGGCCGGCGCGGCCGAATACGACCGGCCCTATGCAGAGTACGAAGACCTGCAGAGGTTGCTGGCTGTCGTCGATGACCTCCCGATTGCCGGGGATGTGCTGGAGCTGGCCTGCGGAACCGGCCAGTGGACCACTCTGCTCGCCGCGCGGGCACATTCGGTGACGGCTGTAGACGCGGCAGCCGAAGTACTGGCCCTCGCTCGTGCACGTACCGCCTCCCCCATCGTGCAATTCCTTGAGGCCGACCTGTTCGAGTGGCAGCCACGGCGACGCTACGACACCGTGTTCTTCGCCTTCTGGCTCTCCCATGTCCCGCCGACGCGGTTGCCCGACTTCTGGAACACCGTCGCCGCCGCGCTCGCGCCCGGCGGAAAAGTGATCTTCATCGACGACGGCCCCGCCGCAGCCGCGTACGAGGAAGTCCTCACGAACCAGCCGACCCCCGCGGCGCTGCGCCGGCTCGATGACGGCAGCCAGTACCGCATCGTGAAGGTGTTCCACGATGCCCAGACCCTCACGGACGACCTCACAGCGCTGGGGTGGTCGGTGCGTATCCGGTCCATGGCCGGGAACTTCATCGGCATTGCAGAACCGCCAAACAGCGCTGGCGAAGAAGCCGCAACCGCGGCATCATCCTGA